In Gemmatimonadota bacterium, the genomic window TGAGAATCCCGTATTTTTCTTCATAAAGCGTGAGCCGTCGTTCAAGCTGCTTCATTTCAAGGACGAGTTCGTGAAGGTCCATATGCAACCCCTGCTAATCATCTCAAGTATCCTCGACAAGTTGCCGGACCTGTTGGTCCAGTCCCTTAATAGCACTCTGAATTGCGGTGACTTCGCGCTCTTCAAAGTACGCCTCACCGCACTGTTCACAGACCCAGGCTGGGACTGTGTAAAACATCAGATGATAACCCTTTCGGTCAACGTGAAAGGCGCATTTGAGCGTTTCATTTGCCCAGAACAGTGGATGCAGTTCATTGTTATTTCCTTGTCCATAAGCATCCACCAATCCTCCGCCCAGATCGCATTCATAAGCATCTAATCAACTAATTGCTGGACTGGAGGAGAAAGAATCTTCCTACCGCTCTTTCCCTGTTTCAGCCTTGCATCTTTTAGAATGCGATCAATGTCAAAATCCATAGACTTTGCCAGGGCTTCTTTGATCCTTCTGGTTTCTTGGATAACCTCATCCGTGGTCTCTTTATCGTTTAGTTCTTTCATAGCGATTATTCTCCAATTAATTCTTCGGGTGTACAGAGGATTGGTAGTTCATAGCCACAATCTGCCACGATTGTACGAAGTTCCTTCATGATTGCCCCATTAGCAATGTGCCGACAATTCCAGGTCAACAGAATATCAATGCCGTGAACCGATGAGACGGCAATATGGATGGCATCACGTACTGCTCTCTGTGGCAGCAATCCTGAATCCATGATAGCCTTTGCAACATCGTTAACAGCTTCTGTCAGGTCAAGAAGCGGAAAACCCTGTAGGAAAGATAGACGTCTCTGTACAGCATCAGCATCGCCCGAAGTCGCTTCGTCCAAGACGATTTCCGAAATGCACAGATCATAATTTTGACGCACACTGTTCCACCAGGTGTGCGTTATTTGTTGCCTCGCTGCCTGAAGCAGGTCACGACTTGGTCGTGCAGTCAGGTAGCTGGGAATTGTCGTTTCGATATAAACTCGTTTAGTCATAGCGAAGTACCCTTAAATATATATACATATGTCAAAAGTGCATAATGCGCTCTAAAGCCGCTTCTCAGCGATACAGACAGGACAATTTATTTTTTTGCCCAGACTATGCAGAAAATCTCGCACACCCTCTTCGGGCATCAGAAAAGCGGCTGCAAAAGCATTCGCCCGCTGCTCAGTCCTCGTCTTAGCATTGTGAGCACTCGTAACAGTAGCCGCCTCATCGCGGTCCATAAGCGCGTGACCGTGTTCATGAGCAAAAGAAAACTGCCGCCGCACTGGCGCCTGATTGAGATTAGCCAGAACCGCCAGGCCAAAATCGGGACTACTCAAAAAAAGACCCGAAATTTCATCTTAGATAATCGCACGATACTTGTCAATAATATAGAATAATTATTTTGATTATCGCACCATATCAAAAACGTTTTCTTGACATAATAGGCTTTTAAGGACTATATTTCCGAACACTGGACTGGGGGTGGTCCCAGTCGGCAGCAGGTCCTGGGATCTCTCGGGACCTTTCGCTTTTTCTGGAAGGTGTATTATGGGAAACCCGACTCCTCACCTAATACTCAGTGAAGAACAGATCGAAGCATTCTTCGAAATAGGATTCGTCATCGTACCTGACGTTTTCACACTCACCGAAATCGAAGAAATGCGAGCCGGATTTGACCGTCTGCAAAAAATGGCCTACGCGCTATCGGAGCCCGGGATCCACAAAGGCTCTGATTTTGCCATAGAAAGAAAGGAATCGGGGCGGGTCATCATACACCGCATCTCCTGGTGCGGGGCAGCCGAACCCGTATTGCTCGCTTATGGCAAAGACCATCGCCTCCTCGGAATGGCGAGCCAGTTGCTGGACAGCAACGAAATGAACCAGTTAATCAACCAGGCCCACTTCAAAATACCCGGCGACAACGTGGCATTTCCGTGGCATCAGGACAGCGAACATCGCGGATATGGGAAACCCTGGTGGAAGGACGTCAACGGACGCGGCAGCTTTGTCCAACAAGCCATCGCCATTGACGATGTAACCGAAGAAAGCGGACCTCTGAAATTCATCCCTAAAAGTTGCAAATTGGGACATCTGGGCCCGCTGAGTCGCAGCGAAGAAGAATACCCGGCACTCTTCAATCCCGACGACGCCATTACGGGGATCATGAAAGCTGGCAGCGTAGTCCTATTCAACCCATACGTCATCCACGGCAGCGAACCGAACCGCTCGCGGAAACCGCGGCGCATCTTTATCAACGGCTATGCTTATCCGGGCGCCAACTCGAGAACCTATCCTGGAAGGGGCGCTGGCAGACTCTTAAAGATCGCTGACTAACGGCTGCTAATCTGAGCCATCTCCCGATCCTCCTCAAGCGCACGAGCCATCGCCTGACGCACACCCAGAGGACGGACGGGAAAACGCTCGCGCGCGCCATCATCTCGGACAATCGTCTCATTCCGCAAACTGTCGATGAGCTTCTTACCCACCCGCGCATAAAGAGGCGTCACCAGCCCCAACCACAAACTGGAAAGACGAGGACTCAAAAAAGGCACCGGAATCATAACACGCCGCACGCCAATCTGACGGGCATACTCGCGCATCAGCCCGCCGTAGGACACCTGTTCTGGACCCCCAATCTCAAAAACCGCACTCCCCTCCTCCTCCACATCCAGACCCTGGATCAAATAAGCAATCACATCTTCAATCGCAATAGGCTGGGTCGGTGTGCGGACCCAACTCGGCGTAATCATAATCGGCAACTTATTGACCAGACTGCGCACCATCTCAAAAGACAGCGACCCCGAACCAATAATAATAGAAGCGCGAAACTCCAGCGTCGCAGGTCCCTCAGCAGCCAGAATAGCCCCCACCTCCCGACGGCTGGCCAGATGGGAAGAAAGCTGGCCAGCCCCAACCAGCCCCCCCAAATAAATAACGCGCCGAACCCCTTGCTGCAGCGCGACGCGAGCAAAATTTTGTGCCCCAATGCGGTCCTGCTCCTCAAAATTGGCTCTAGACCCCATAGAATGCACCAGATAGTACGCCGTATCTACCCCCTCCAGAGCAACCCTCAGCGAATCCCGATCCAGCACATCCCCTGCGACAATCTCGGTATCGGAACAAAACCGACCAGCCAGAAATTGGGGATTGCGAGCCAGACACCGCACGCGCGCGCCCCTCTCTTCAAGCACCGGAACCAGCCGCCCACCAACATAGCCACTGGCCCCCGTCACCAGAACGAGCTTGTCTTTTCCCTTATCCTGAAACATTACCTGCCTAATGCATATCTACGGACAGCACATAACTCAGCAGAGTCACCAGAAGCCACGTCGCCACCAGCACAACCCCAAAAGGACGCTTCATCGCATTGCCCGACACAAAAATACCGCAGCGAAAAACAACGAGAATAAACACCATAGCCGGGAACAAAAATTGGAAAAACTGACCATCGGCTTGCAAGCCACCTGGTGTTGCCGCAGCCGAGACACCGGCGACAAAGAGCACATTGAGAATATCAGCACCGATAATATTGCCAACCGCCAGCTCGCCGTGCCCGCGTCTGACAGCGGTAATCGCCGTCACGAGTTCTGGGAGCGACGTGCCAAACGCGACCAGCGTCGCCGAAATAATGTGCTTTGGCACACCAATTCTCTCTGCCAAAACGCTCACACTGGGAATGAGAATTTGAGCCGAAATAACAATAACCGCAATCGCCAGGAGCAACTTCACAAGCACGAGGCCCGCGTTACTCTCCTCTGCATCGGTTGCATCTTCCTGCTCGGCATCCGACATAGTCGCTGCCCAGCGGATCGACTGCCAAATATAGAGCACGAGAAGAACAACAAAAGCGAACCCGGCAAACTGTGGCAAAACCCCACCCTGGGTAAACAATTTCGCGGGAGAAGCCCACGGAAAACAGGCCAACACCAGAAGAATACCAGCACCCACCTGCACATTGGACAACCGCGATGCCAACTGGCGGTTGAGAGGTAAAGGAGCAATCAGAGAAGCCAGACCGATAATAAGACCCGTATCGCAAATAATCGAACCAACAGCATTCCCAAGAGCAAGCCCCGGTTTTCCTTGAATCGCCGAAAACACGGACACCGCCGCTTCCGGCGTCGTCGTACCAATACTCACAATCGTCGCACCGATAACCGCCTTCCCCAGCCCCCAGCGCACCGAAAGCGTCACAGCTTCATCGACGAGCCAATCTGCGCCTTTGCCGAGCGTGTACAGCGTCATCGCAATAATCACAAGCAGGAACGGACTGGCCAATCCCATCACAAGCTCTTCAATCCACTTTTCCATTTTCACCTTTCTAAATCAAATCACAAAAATATCACTCGGACGATCCTGCTCCGCCACGCTCATCGGAAAAGACCGAATACCCTGACCCTGCAACATATCTACACACGTCTCTCTCGCCAGATCTGGCCGGTTATTCTTCTGACTCAAATGCGCCAGAACCGCCTGCTGCAACCCCTCTCGCGCCAGATCGCACAACGCCTCGGCAGCCCCATCATTTGACAAATGACCGTGCGTACTATTGATCCGCTGCTTCAAAACCCAGGGATAAGGTCCATCCATAAGCAATTGCCGATCGTAATTCGTCTCAATAATCACCAGATCGGCGCGGCGCATATACTGATAAATTAGCTGCGTCACCGTACCCATATCTGTTGCAACCGTCACATTGGAACGTCCATCCGTCACGGAAAAATTCACGGGATCGGCCGCATCGTGGGGCAATTGGAACGCCTGAAAAGACAGATCCCCAATAGAAAACGCCTCATCATTTTCAAACACTCGAATCCTCTCGCTCCCCCGAAAAATCTTCTTTGACGCATTCAACGTACCCTCCGTCATCCAAACCGGCAACCCGTACCGCCGCGCCAACACACCCACCCCCTTAATATGATCGGAATGCTCGTGACTCACCACAATAGCTTGCAAACCCGCTGGATTAATCCCAACACCTTGCAAACGCTCTTCGATCTTCTTACCCGTCAAACCCGCATCGATAAGCACACTTGAAGAACCATTTTGAACACAAATCGAATTGCCACCACTGCCGCTTGCCAACAAACAAATCTTCACCGGTAACTCCTTTGCTCACTACTCATTCACAATCCGCGCCACCCAAATACTAATCTCATACAAAACTACGAGTGGCAGCGCCATCAAAACCTGAGACAGGGGATCGGGAGGGGTCAAAATAGCGGCGAGTATAATCCCGAACACAAGTGCATAACGCCGTCCCTTTCGCATCCGATCGCGTGTTGCAATCCCCATCTTAGCCAGAAAAAACGTCAACACAGGCAACTCAAATACCAACCCAAAAGCAATCAAAAGGCGCAACACAAAACCGATATACTCTCCAATATCAAACTGCGGCTTCACAACCGTATCAGCAGCCATACCAACAAAAAACTTCATCGCCAGCGGGATAACCAGCCAGTACGCCAAAATAGCACCAACAACAAAACACACAGTGGCCGAACCAATCACAAACGTGACAAACCGTCGCTCGCTGGCAAACAAACCGGGCGCGACAAACATCCAGATCTGAAAAATCAAAAACGGCAGCGCCAGAATCCCCCCGCCCACCAGCGCGATCTGCAACTTGACCATAAACATGCCCATCGGTCTTAAGGTCTGCAATATCAGTTCATCTTCCAGCTCGCGGGTAGGATGGAGCAGCACAGCCAAAATCTCATTGACAAAAATCCCGCAAAAAACCGCACCCACAATAATCGCGGCCAACCCCTTCAAAATGCGCCACCGCAACTCCTCCAGATGATCGAGAAAAGGCATCGGCTTGCCCTCATCGGGCAGATCTTCTTCATCGCGGTCTGGCATAATCGCCGGCACCGTACCCTCAGGCGGTGCAAGCTCCACCTCTCGCGGCCTCCGAATAGCCAACACCGCCAGCCCCATCAGCGCCATCACGCCGCACAACTGAGAAAACAAATCGCCAAACCGCATATAAAGCGTCTGCTCATTGCGCGGTGCAATCGTCCCCGCCACAACAGCCTCGTGAAACAAACCCGTCTTTTGCTCTTGCCGCCCATAGGGATCGATAAACATCGACACACCCGTATTGGCGCAACGCACCACCCAACGCCTGTTCTCAACAGCCCTGAACGTTGCAATATCCGCGTGTTGATACGGCGCTGACGTGCGCCCGTACCACCCATCATTCGTAATCACCACCAAAAACTCGGCACCCCGAACCATCATATCGCGCGCAAGCCAGGGAAACACCGAATCAAAACAAATCATCCCTGAAAACTTTCCACCCGGCACCTCAAAAACCGTAAGCGCAGTCCCGCTCTCAAAATCGCCGCTGATATACCCCCCACCGCTCCACCGAAAATCGCGCAAAAACCCGAGCAATTTAGGAAAAGGCGCCCGCTCCCCAAACGGCACCACCTTCACCTTGTCGTAATGCGGCAAATCACCCCCACCAGGCTCAAACAAAAAAGAAGAATTATAATAGCGATCCCGCGCCGCGGCCTCGAAGCGATTCGCCCCCATATACAGATAAATCCCCAGCGAATCAACCAGCGCCTGCACCCGCGCCTGATACGCCTGATGCGATGCGCCTTCACTTTTCAAACGCGCAGGCAAAGCCGCCTCTGACCACACAACCAACCGCGCCCCCGACTCCGCAGCCTGAATCGTCAAAGGCTCCAACTTGTTAAAATTGTGATTAAAACCCCAGTAAGATTTCTCAACAGGCGGCACATTTTGCTGCACAATAGCGACCTTCAAATCGCCCTTATCAACCGGCTCTGCCATCCGCCACAAACCAAATCCCGCTGGCAGTGCAAAAGCCAGAACCAGAACACCAACCATCAAACCGCGCCGCGCACTTTCCAATGCCTTAAACGCAATCAGATTAACCACCACCACCCAAAACGACACCCCGTAAACCCCGGTCACCTCTGCAATCTGAATCAAAGGCAAATAATCCACCTGGGTATGCCCGAGCAGCATCCACGGAAAACCCATATCGCCCAGCGTATTAAAATATTCAAACCCCACCCACAAAAAAGGCACCATCCACAACCCCAGCCTGCCAACGCGCGCCATTGCAAACGACCACAACCACACAAACAGCCCCCGAAAAAGCGACATATACAAAATTGCCCCCGCCATACCCGGGGGGGTAATCCACGCAATCCAATAAACACTCGCACCGTAAAAAACCGCACCCTGCAAAAAACCCGCGCCAAAAGCCACGCGCCCACGCAAATTTTCAGCAACGGGAATAAGGGGCAACAAACTGATACAGGCCAAAAAACCGAGAGGCAATGGGGGAAAAGCCGCTGCCATCATCAAACCCGACAAAATCGGATACCCGAGCGCCAACCGCCAACCCCACGTATTGTCCTGCGCCATATTATCTATGTTCATCTGTGTCGATACTCGCTTCGCTCGTTTTAGGCTACGCCTGTGCTGTGGTTAAAAATCTCTATTGCAAAAAACACAAAGATTACGGAATATAAAGACGGGTCAAATCCCTGTCAATTGCCGTACCAAAAAACAAACCCGATCTATAACATGTTACCCAACCTCAATACAGAACTCCAGACATTGCGCGAACAAAACCTCTACCGCTCGGTGCGATGTGTGGAAACCAGCCAGGAACCCCGCATCCGCATCAAAGGGCGGGAACTCATCCTCTTTTGCTCAAACAACTACCTGGGCCTCGCCAACCATCCCATCCTCAAAGGTGCAGCCATAGAAGCGCTCAACACCTATGGAAGCAGCACCGTAGCATCGGCACTCATCTCGGGATATATGCCCCCACACGCCGACCTCGAAAACAGCATAGCGCAATTCCTCGGCACAGAATCCGCCATCGCATTTCCCACGGGCTACACAGCCAACCTCGGCGTCATACCCGCCCTCATCAACCGCGACGACATCATTTTTAGCGACCAATTAAATCACCGCAGCATCATTGATAGCTGTCGCCTCTCCCGCGCACAAATCGCCATCTACAACCACTGCGACATCGCCCACCTCGAAACCCAGCTCAAAACCTCGTCCGCCCATCGCCGTCGCCTCATCGTCACCGATGGCGTCTTCTCAATGGACGGAGACATCGCCCCCCTACCCGAACTCGTCTCCCTCGCCGAACAACACAACGCCATTCTCATGGTCGATGACGCCCACGCAACCGGCGTTCTCGGCCCCAATGGTCGTGGCACCTTCGAACACTTTGGCCTCTCTCCCGAAGCCATCGACATCCACATGACCTCGGGCAGCAAAGCCCTCGGCGCGTCCGGCGGTTTCATCTGTGGCAGCCGCGACCTCATCGACCTCATCCGCAACCGCTCGGCAGCGTACATCTACACCACCGCAATGCCACCCGACGCATGTGCATCCACCACCGCGGCACTCGACCTCATCCAGCGCGATACCAGCTTGCGCCAACGCCTGTGGCACAACACAACAACCATCACCCAGCATCTTCGCGCGCTCGGATTCGACCTCGCAAAATCCCAAACCCATATCATACCCATACTCATCGGCGACGCCCAGAAAACCGTAGAAATATCCGAACACCTCTACAATCGCGGCATCTACCTCTACGGCATACGCCCCCCCACCGTACCCGAGGGCCAAAGCCGTCTGCGCCTCTCCGTCATGGCAACCCATACCGACGACGACATCGCACAATTATTAGACGCCATGACCGAAGTGCGACACAAATTTTTTTAAAAAACCTTGTCTGAATCAGGATTTTCAGGATTATAGGATGGACAGGATATAGCTGAGTAGATAGGTCGTAAGGAGAACCTCTGATATAGATATACCTGTAATGATCATAAACGGAGATTTTTATGTCCAACCCCCTCGACCACATCCGAATCGTACTCGTTGAACCCAAAGAACCCGGCAACATCGGCGCAGTGGCTCGCGCGATGAAAAACACGGGCCTATCGCACCTCTACCTCGTCAATCCCCCCGACCACACCAGCGGCGAAGCCCGCGCAATGGCGCACGGGTCGGGCGACATCCTCTACGGTGCCACCGTCGTATCCTCACTCCCCGAAGCACTCGCAGACGTATCGCTTGCCGTGGGCACATCCCATCGCAAACGCCGCGAATTCGACATCGTACACCCGCCTCAAACCGCGACAGACAAACTGTTATCCCTTCCCAAAAATCACAAAGGCGCCATCGTCTTTGGCCGGGAAGAAAACGGACTGACCAACAACGAAATCCAACTGTGTCAGCTAATCTCCCGCATCCCCTCAGCCGTGCGCTACCCCTCCCTCAACCTGTCGCAAGCCACCCTCATCTACGGCTATGAACTCTTTCGCGCAACCCATTCCGAAATCCTCTACAAACCATCAGAAGTTGATCTGGCTACGCACCGCGAACTCGAATCCATGTACGACCACATCCAAACCGCACTCGACAAACTCGGCTTTGTCTCCCGACACCGCCCCCAGACCTTCATCCGATCCATCCGCCGAATCTTCAGCCGCATCGACATGGAACACCGCGACGTAGCCACCATCCACCGCGTCTTCCGTCAAGTCGATCGCTTCATCGCACGCCACGGCCTCGACCCCATCCCACCGCCCGACCAAAAAACAGGGTAACCGCTCTCTGAGACAGTCACCCCCCAAACCCCAGCCTCTCCAAAAGCGACAGACTCAAACTCTCCATTGCCGGCACTGTACCCACACCCCCCAAAGACGACAGAGATGCCCACGTCTCATACCCTCCCTCTTGCGTCAATGCCTCATCTGTACACACATAACCAATATACCCGTTCGCCAGACTCACCAGCATCAACGGCGAAGCCGACGTCTGCGCCTTAATCCGAAGGCCCGTCTCCACAAAAATCTCCCCCGGCAACGCCAGAATCGCCGCATCGCCCAACCGGATCGCCTGCACGGGTGCCGTCATCTGTTCCGGCAACGCCGCCAACCGCTGGCACTGCCTGGCATATACACCTACCCGATCCTGCCGCACCGGTTGCCCCACCACCCAGCTAAATGGACCCTCCTCGTATTCATATCCGCCTGCGAGAATCTGCTCGGCAATATCGAGATCCGTCTCTGTAATCACTTTCCTCGAAAATTCCAGCGTCCCCGTCACAGCCTCCAATGCCAGTTCCTCATCCAAATCCATCAACTGAATCTCGGTCAAAACATGCCC contains:
- a CDS encoding phytanoyl-CoA dioxygenase family protein, which encodes MGNPTPHLILSEEQIEAFFEIGFVIVPDVFTLTEIEEMRAGFDRLQKMAYALSEPGIHKGSDFAIERKESGRVIIHRISWCGAAEPVLLAYGKDHRLLGMASQLLDSNEMNQLINQAHFKIPGDNVAFPWHQDSEHRGYGKPWWKDVNGRGSFVQQAIAIDDVTEESGPLKFIPKSCKLGHLGPLSRSEEEYPALFNPDDAITGIMKAGSVVLFNPYVIHGSEPNRSRKPRRIFINGYAYPGANSRTYPGRGAGRLLKIAD
- a CDS encoding NAD(P)H-binding protein; its protein translation is MFQDKGKDKLVLVTGASGYVGGRLVPVLEERGARVRCLARNPQFLAGRFCSDTEIVAGDVLDRDSLRVALEGVDTAYYLVHSMGSRANFEEQDRIGAQNFARVALQQGVRRVIYLGGLVGAGQLSSHLASRREVGAILAAEGPATLEFRASIIIGSGSLSFEMVRSLVNKLPIMITPSWVRTPTQPIAIEDVIAYLIQGLDVEEEGSAVFEIGGPEQVSYGGLMREYARQIGVRRVMIPVPFLSPRLSSLWLGLVTPLYARVGKKLIDSLRNETIVRDDGARERFPVRPLGVRQAMARALEEDREMAQISSR
- a CDS encoding MBL fold metallo-hydrolase, yielding MKICLLASGSGGNSICVQNGSSSVLIDAGLTGKKIEERLQGVGINPAGLQAIVVSHEHSDHIKGVGVLARRYGLPVWMTEGTLNASKKIFRGSERIRVFENDEAFSIGDLSFQAFQLPHDAADPVNFSVTDGRSNVTVATDMGTVTQLIYQYMRRADLVIIETNYDRQLLMDGPYPWVLKQRINSTHGHLSNDGAAEALCDLAREGLQQAVLAHLSQKNNRPDLARETCVDMLQGQGIRSFPMSVAEQDRPSDIFVI
- a CDS encoding RNA methyltransferase, producing MSNPLDHIRIVLVEPKEPGNIGAVARAMKNTGLSHLYLVNPPDHTSGEARAMAHGSGDILYGATVVSSLPEALADVSLAVGTSHRKRREFDIVHPPQTATDKLLSLPKNHKGAIVFGREENGLTNNEIQLCQLISRIPSAVRYPSLNLSQATLIYGYELFRATHSEILYKPSEVDLATHRELESMYDHIQTALDKLGFVSRHRPQTFIRSIRRIFSRIDMEHRDVATIHRVFRQVDRFIARHGLDPIPPPDQKTG
- a CDS encoding type II toxin-antitoxin system VapC family toxin, producing MTKRVYIETTIPSYLTARPSRDLLQAARQQITHTWWNSVRQNYDLCISEIVLDEATSGDADAVQRRLSFLQGFPLLDLTEAVNDVAKAIMDSGLLPQRAVRDAIHIAVSSVHGIDILLTWNCRHIANGAIMKELRTIVADCGYELPILCTPEELIGE
- a CDS encoding sodium:calcium antiporter — protein: MEKWIEELVMGLASPFLLVIIAMTLYTLGKGADWLVDEAVTLSVRWGLGKAVIGATIVSIGTTTPEAAVSVFSAIQGKPGLALGNAVGSIICDTGLIIGLASLIAPLPLNRQLASRLSNVQVGAGILLVLACFPWASPAKLFTQGGVLPQFAGFAFVVLLVLYIWQSIRWAATMSDAEQEDATDAEESNAGLVLVKLLLAIAVIVISAQILIPSVSVLAERIGVPKHIISATLVAFGTSLPELVTAITAVRRGHGELAVGNIIGADILNVLFVAGVSAAATPGGLQADGQFFQFLFPAMVFILVVFRCGIFVSGNAMKRPFGVVLVATWLLVTLLSYVLSVDMH
- the bioF gene encoding 8-amino-7-oxononanoate synthase, with product MLPNLNTELQTLREQNLYRSVRCVETSQEPRIRIKGRELILFCSNNYLGLANHPILKGAAIEALNTYGSSTVASALISGYMPPHADLENSIAQFLGTESAIAFPTGYTANLGVIPALINRDDIIFSDQLNHRSIIDSCRLSRAQIAIYNHCDIAHLETQLKTSSAHRRRLIVTDGVFSMDGDIAPLPELVSLAEQHNAILMVDDAHATGVLGPNGRGTFEHFGLSPEAIDIHMTSGSKALGASGGFICGSRDLIDLIRNRSAAYIYTTAMPPDACASTTAALDLIQRDTSLRQRLWHNTTTITQHLRALGFDLAKSQTHIIPILIGDAQKTVEISEHLYNRGIYLYGIRPPTVPEGQSRLRLSVMATHTDDDIAQLLDAMTEVRHKFF
- the lnt gene encoding apolipoprotein N-acyltransferase → MNIDNMAQDNTWGWRLALGYPILSGLMMAAAFPPLPLGFLACISLLPLIPVAENLRGRVAFGAGFLQGAVFYGASVYWIAWITPPGMAGAILYMSLFRGLFVWLWSFAMARVGRLGLWMVPFLWVGFEYFNTLGDMGFPWMLLGHTQVDYLPLIQIAEVTGVYGVSFWVVVVNLIAFKALESARRGLMVGVLVLAFALPAGFGLWRMAEPVDKGDLKVAIVQQNVPPVEKSYWGFNHNFNKLEPLTIQAAESGARLVVWSEAALPARLKSEGASHQAYQARVQALVDSLGIYLYMGANRFEAAARDRYYNSSFLFEPGGGDLPHYDKVKVVPFGERAPFPKLLGFLRDFRWSGGGYISGDFESGTALTVFEVPGGKFSGMICFDSVFPWLARDMMVRGAEFLVVITNDGWYGRTSAPYQHADIATFRAVENRRWVVRCANTGVSMFIDPYGRQEQKTGLFHEAVVAGTIAPRNEQTLYMRFGDLFSQLCGVMALMGLAVLAIRRPREVELAPPEGTVPAIMPDRDEEDLPDEGKPMPFLDHLEELRWRILKGLAAIIVGAVFCGIFVNEILAVLLHPTRELEDELILQTLRPMGMFMVKLQIALVGGGILALPFLIFQIWMFVAPGLFASERRFVTFVIGSATVCFVVGAILAYWLVIPLAMKFFVGMAADTVVKPQFDIGEYIGFVLRLLIAFGLVFELPVLTFFLAKMGIATRDRMRKGRRYALVFGIILAAILTPPDPLSQVLMALPLVVLYEISIWVARIVNE
- a CDS encoding ImmA/IrrE family metallo-endopeptidase, whose product is MSSPDFGLAVLANLNQAPVRRQFSFAHEHGHALMDRDEAATVTSAHNAKTRTEQRANAFAAAFLMPEEGVRDFLHSLGKKINCPVCIAEKRL
- a CDS encoding YgiT-type zinc finger protein produces the protein MDAYGQGNNNELHPLFWANETLKCAFHVDRKGYHLMFYTVPAWVCEQCGEAYFEEREVTAIQSAIKGLDQQVRQLVEDT